The sequence below is a genomic window from Providencia rettgeri.
ATAAAAACATGCAAATTGCATTTTAAAATGAAGGCCTCATTTTAAAAGTCAACGGCATGTACCCACCTTTCTATTTTTATATTCACCAGAGGAGACTAAATGGAGCATTCAACGCCCTTAATTACAACCATTGTTGGTGGTCTCGCCCTTGCATATTTGTTAGGTATGATCGCGCAGCGATTAAAAATTTCCCCTTTAGTTGGCTACCTTGCAGCCGGTGTCCTCGCAGGCCCATTTACTCCCGGGTTTGTCGCTGATGCAGCGCTTGCCCCTGAACTTGCTGAAATCGGTGTTATCTTACTGATGTTTGGGGTTGGCCTACACTTTTCATTAAAAGATTTACTTGCTGTTAAAGCTATCGCTATTCCAGGTGCCATTGCACAAATCGCAGTAGCCACTTTACTGGGTCTTGGCCTCTCTATGCTATTTGGCTGGGGAATATTTACAGGTGTTGTATTTGGCCTATGTTTATCCACCGCCAGTACCGTGGTATTACTACGTGCTTTAGAAGAACGTCAATTAATTGAAAGTCAGCGTGGGCAAATTGCTATCGGCTGGCTGATTGTTGAAGACTTAGCCATGGTCTTAACACTTGTTCTACTGCCTGCCGCTGCCGCTATTATGAACACGGATGACGCAAGTTTCAGTGAGCTCGCATTAGGCCTTGCATGGACAATTGGTAAAGTAGTTCTATTCATATTCATTATGATTGTCGTGGGTCGTAAAGTGATCCCATGGATTTTATCGCGTACCGCATCAACCGGTTCTCGTGAACTATTTACCCTTGCGGTTCTTGCTCTTGCATTAGGTATTGCCTATGCCGCTGTGGCAATTTTTGATGCTTCATTTGCCCTCGGTGCGTTCTTCGCAGGGATGGTATTAAATGAGTCTGAACTCAGCCATCGCGCTGCACAAGACACTCTGCCATTACGTGATGCCTTTGCGGTTCTGTTCTTTGTCTCGGTTGGGATGCTATTCGACCCAGTCGTATTAATTGAACAACCTTTAGGGATTTTGGGGGTTCTGGCCATTATCATTATTGGTAAATCTGCAGCAGCCTTGGTTCTTGTCAGGATGTTTGGGCACTCACGGCGAACAGCACTAACCATTTCTGTCAGTTTGGCGCAAATCGGTGAGTTTGCCTTTATCTTAGCTGGCATGGGCTTGACCCTTGGCGTGATGGATAAAGACGCTCAAAACTTGGTATTAGCGGGGGCAATTGTCTCTATTATGCTAAATCCTGTGTTATTTAGCTTATTAGATAAATACCTTGAGAAAACCGAGACTATCGAAGAGCAACTGCTGGAAGAGACTTTGGAAGAAGAAACTCAAGTTCCTGTCGATATCTGCGGCCACGCTATCATCGTCGGTTACGGCCGAGTCGGTGGCATGCTTGCAGACAAACTACGCAGAAAAGAAATTCCTGTCGTTGTCGTTGAAGATACCCGCGCTCGGTTTGAGGAACTTGCTGAAAATGGCTTTAGCGCAATTTTAGGTAATGGTGCAAATAAAGATATCATTAGCCTTGCACGTATTGAGTGCGCCAAAACATTGCTTTTAACCATTCCGAATGGTTATGAAGCTGGGGAAATTGTCGCAACAGCAAAAGAAATGAACCCTGATATCACTGTGATTGTTCGCGCCCATTATGATGATGAAGTCAGTTTTATCAAAGAACGAGGGGCTGAGCATATCATTATTGGTGAACATGAAATTGCTAAGTCCATGGCAACACTCATGTGCAATGATGTGGAAGAGTTCGGTTGTTCTATCGATGATTTTATTGATAACGACAATAAAAAAGTTGAAGGCAAAAACTTAGATGAATATCTAAAACCTAGCCACTAAACACCACCCTATTTTTAAAGCCGTAGCCTTTGGGTTACGGCTTTTTTACGCAAACTTTTTGCTCATCTCTTAGGTAGTATTCCGTAAACATAAATCATCTAGGAACTTACCGAATGAAAAAAACAGTTTTACTTTCTCTATTAACCTTGCTTGCTTCATCTGCTTATGCCGTTGAAAACTGTAGTGATGAACAACGGAATATGCATGATGATAATTTGCATTTGATGACGCAAAAAATCGTGTATGGCCCTATCAAAACAATTAAAACCGTAAACTATAGCTCAGCCCATACAGGTTCATCCTTAGACAGTAAAACACTTAAAATGGCATTTTTACCTTGCGGTGAACTAGAAAGCTATCAAAGTGAATCAAAATGGTTTTTAAATGGAGAGCTCAATTCATCACTGAAAAGAACAATCCAGAGAAAACCAACTTATCAAATGGTGAACCTGATTTCATTAGGTCAACCCGTGCAAAATATGGAAAGCAAGTTCACTTTTGAACAAGATCCATCCGGCAAAATATCAGCAGTCAAAACTCAAGATCAGGCAGGCAAAGACTACACTGTCACTGCTAAGTATAACAATGGCAAAATAGATTCGACAAAAGGGTTTTCTGAAGGGATGGAGGTGTTTTACCAATATTCTTATGATGACCAAGGTAGGTTAGCCGCTATTCATGGAAATTCAGGGCGTGATACTCGCCAATTTACTTATGACTCTGATGGCTTCTTTCAGAAAGAAACTCGGACAATTAAAATTGATACTGATGAGATAACTACCATTATTGAATGCCTAGAAACTGATAAATATGGTAATTGCTTAACTGAAACAGTAACCAATTCACATAGTAGCCAGCCAGCCCCTTTAATTGAGACGTTTAAATACCAGTACCAATACTATTAAAATTAATTAATATTCCACAAAAAATCCATGACGATAAAACGTCATGGATCATCAAGATAACTATAAATAAACGTTATTCTGCCATTTGTAGTTTAAACTCATCCCCCGTCCAAACTGGCAATCCTTGGTCTTTAAAAAATTGAATTTCCGCTGCTACGCCACCACTTTTTTCCCAGCCTGGTAATGTCAGCACAATTAAACCATCACAGCGCTTTAGAAATTCCATATCAATAGAAGACCAAGCAACCTTTTGCCCTTGTGAGGCAAGGTATTGGTTAATAGGATGGGTCATCGTGATTTGGCTGTAAGTAGCGATACCTTTAAGCGCAAGCTCCGCCGCAAATTTGGTACACTCTTGGAAGCGCATTTCCACAACATTGCTATCAGGATCTGAATAAGGGCAAGCAATAAAATAGAGGCTCATAATAATTCCTAGTATTGGCGTTAATCAAATTTCAGGTAAAGTAACCCTATGAAAAATAATTAAATATATTTCATAGAGTGTGTTTATAATTGAATGATAATAATTAAAACTTATTCAACATCCGCAACAATAATCTTCGTTTTAGGATGTTTTTTATTTTCAGGTAATTTAAATTCTTTGCTAGTTGTCACCAAATAATCAATATTTTCCCAACTCGTCACAAAATTAATCGCATGCTTATTGGCCTTTGTGCCATCCGCTAGTACCATTAATTTATCGCTATTTTCCATCATCTTTTGCGCAATTGCAGCTTCATCGACGTGCTGGTCCATCACACCATGCAGTGCGTGTATCGCCCCTGCGCCAATCACGGCGTAATCAGCAAAAAATTCAGCAATATTTTTTAGCGCAATCGCACCTAAGCACGCGTTTTGCGCTGCATTAAATTGCCCACCAATCAAAATTGTTTCGATGGTTGAGTTTTCTTGTAACGTATTTGCCAATAAAGGCGAATTCGTAATGACGGTTAAATTATCAATCAACTTGATTCTTTGGCTAAATTCAAAGGTGGTTGTGCCAAAATCAATAAACAATGTGTCTCCGGGTTTTATTAGCTCAGCCGCTTTTGCTGCAATCGCTTTTTTCTCATCAACCGCGGCTTGTGCTCTTTCCGTAAAATTACGCTCAAATTTTGACTGGATATTGACCGCCCCACCATGGACTTTTTTCAGTAACTTTTGTGTTTCAAGTTTACTAAGGTCACGACGGATAGTTTCTTGCGCGACATTAAAATGTTTTGCAAGCTCCTGTACGTAAACCTGGCCTTGAGTAGAAAGTAGCTCAATGATGGTTTGATGACGTACTTTTGAGGAACGTCCCTCACACATAGTTTAATCCTTCTTAACCATTTAACTTTCCAGCACTATACAACAGTGATACTAATTTCAGTAGCATCCCGTTGTATTTTTGTTAAATCAATATTTTTCAGTAAAATACGTCGTGTTGGTAAACAGCGATGGCGTTTTTCATATAACAGGGTATTTCCTGCCATAACTCGAATAGTTCCGCTCACGGGTTGTTCAACTTTGATATTAAAATCAATTTGTCGCACTGATAAATTATCAATATCAATACATGCAGGAACACTAAAACAAATTTTCGAGTCAAACTGCACAGGAATATGTTGGGTTTCTTTTAATTGTTGTTGATGATGATTCGCTAATAAATCGTCTGCTATCCGCCCCCCTGTCACTAAGCCTTCTTGATAACATTGGTCGCCCATATCGGCCGGATGCAACATATTGCCCGCAGCATAGTAACTGGCATCTGAGCAACGTCCATATTGGTCTGTTACCGGTTTTCCTGTCGCCGCATCAAACCCCAAATGACTTTTACGGATTAACGTGTTTTCACCGACAAATTGCCCGGTAAAAATGACCGAATCACACATAATTTTGTGGCTTTTACCTTTGGTTTCAACAATCACATATTCCACGCGATCTAATCCACCAATCTCCGTAATCTTACTGTTTAGATGAATGGGAGTCCCCATTGCCTTGGCAAATAACGTCGCGGGTTTAAAGGCTAAAATCCGTTCGCCACTTTCAATCATCGCTTGGGCTTTAACGCCTGCGTTTTTTAGTGTCCATAGCGCCGAAAAACTCACTAATTCACTGCCGACTATCACAGGATTACGGCAAGGCTTCTTACCATTTAAATAAACAAATTGCTGTAATGCCCCTGCCGTTAATACCCCTTGAGGGCGTAAGCCGGAGACCAAACGTGGGTGGCGTGGTGTTTCTCTTACCCCTGTTGCTATCAGAACCCGCTTAGCTTGCATTTCAACAAGGCCTTCTGGTGTTGAAACCGTTAATTTTCCATTAGGCTGTAATGCCGTTACCGTACTACGGGTGAAAATCGGCGTATTTCCCAGTTGATTGACAATTTTTTCTGCAAATTGATTGCCTTTCATCGGGCGCTTGAATGCGAGTATGCCAAAAGTTGGGTGTTGGCAATGACGCGGAACACCGCCTGCCTGCGCTTCACGTTCAATAATGGCAATATTTTGAATACCGCGACGACGCAAAGCCTGTGCCGCAGCAACACCAGTAGGACCCGAGCCAATGATAATCACATCATAATTTAAACTCATTTTACGGCCTCCACTGCCAGTGTGTGGTCGAAACGACCATTAATGATTTCAGCCACCTGGCTACTACAATAAAACCCATTACAGCGCCCCATCATCACTCGCGTTCTGCGGCGTAAAGCGCCTAAACACTCGGGAGGAATATCCGAATCAAATGCGGCTTCAATCTCCCGCTGAGTCACTAATTCACAATGGCAAACAATACCGCCATTGCTTTTGCATTGGTAATCCCGTTGATGATATTCAGAAATCATTGGCATAGTGGGCCAAATGAGCGCTTCTGGCGGTGATAATTCAAAAAGTGGTGTGAAGTTTTCTTGATACAATTTACCAAGATAGCTCGCCACACCTAACGCTGAGGTTAAGCCTGTGGAACGAATTCCCCCCGCACATATCC
It includes:
- the ybaL gene encoding YbaL family putative K(+) efflux transporter is translated as MEHSTPLITTIVGGLALAYLLGMIAQRLKISPLVGYLAAGVLAGPFTPGFVADAALAPELAEIGVILLMFGVGLHFSLKDLLAVKAIAIPGAIAQIAVATLLGLGLSMLFGWGIFTGVVFGLCLSTASTVVLLRALEERQLIESQRGQIAIGWLIVEDLAMVLTLVLLPAAAAIMNTDDASFSELALGLAWTIGKVVLFIFIMIVVGRKVIPWILSRTASTGSRELFTLAVLALALGIAYAAVAIFDASFALGAFFAGMVLNESELSHRAAQDTLPLRDAFAVLFFVSVGMLFDPVVLIEQPLGILGVLAIIIIGKSAAALVLVRMFGHSRRTALTISVSLAQIGEFAFILAGMGLTLGVMDKDAQNLVLAGAIVSIMLNPVLFSLLDKYLEKTETIEEQLLEETLEEETQVPVDICGHAIIVGYGRVGGMLADKLRRKEIPVVVVEDTRARFEELAENGFSAILGNGANKDIISLARIECAKTLLLTIPNGYEAGEIVATAKEMNPDITVIVRAHYDDEVSFIKERGAEHIIIGEHEIAKSMATLMCNDVEEFGCSIDDFIDNDNKKVEGKNLDEYLKPSH
- a CDS encoding RHS repeat domain-containing protein, with product MKKTVLLSLLTLLASSAYAVENCSDEQRNMHDDNLHLMTQKIVYGPIKTIKTVNYSSAHTGSSLDSKTLKMAFLPCGELESYQSESKWFLNGELNSSLKRTIQRKPTYQMVNLISLGQPVQNMESKFTFEQDPSGKISAVKTQDQAGKDYTVTAKYNNGKIDSTKGFSEGMEVFYQYSYDDQGRLAAIHGNSGRDTRQFTYDSDGFFQKETRTIKIDTDEITTIIECLETDKYGNCLTETVTNSHSSQPAPLIETFKYQYQYY
- a CDS encoding DUF1937 family protein, with amino-acid sequence MSLYFIACPYSDPDSNVVEMRFQECTKFAAELALKGIATYSQITMTHPINQYLASQGQKVAWSSIDMEFLKRCDGLIVLTLPGWEKSGGVAAEIQFFKDQGLPVWTGDEFKLQMAE
- a CDS encoding DeoR/GlpR family DNA-binding transcription regulator, translating into MCEGRSSKVRHQTIIELLSTQGQVYVQELAKHFNVAQETIRRDLSKLETQKLLKKVHGGAVNIQSKFERNFTERAQAAVDEKKAIAAKAAELIKPGDTLFIDFGTTTFEFSQRIKLIDNLTVITNSPLLANTLQENSTIETILIGGQFNAAQNACLGAIALKNIAEFFADYAVIGAGAIHALHGVMDQHVDEAAIAQKMMENSDKLMVLADGTKANKHAINFVTSWENIDYLVTTSKEFKLPENKKHPKTKIIVADVE
- a CDS encoding NAD(P)/FAD-dependent oxidoreductase, with translation MSLNYDVIIIGSGPTGVAAAQALRRRGIQNIAIIEREAQAGGVPRHCQHPTFGILAFKRPMKGNQFAEKIVNQLGNTPIFTRSTVTALQPNGKLTVSTPEGLVEMQAKRVLIATGVRETPRHPRLVSGLRPQGVLTAGALQQFVYLNGKKPCRNPVIVGSELVSFSALWTLKNAGVKAQAMIESGERILAFKPATLFAKAMGTPIHLNSKITEIGGLDRVEYVIVETKGKSHKIMCDSVIFTGQFVGENTLIRKSHLGFDAATGKPVTDQYGRCSDASYYAAGNMLHPADMGDQCYQEGLVTGGRIADDLLANHHQQQLKETQHIPVQFDSKICFSVPACIDIDNLSVRQIDFNIKVEQPVSGTIRVMAGNTLLYEKRHRCLPTRRILLKNIDLTKIQRDATEISITVV